A single window of Polaribacter sp. SA4-10 DNA harbors:
- the truA gene encoding tRNA pseudouridine(38-40) synthase TruA, with amino-acid sequence MRYFIELSYNGKKYHGWQIQPDAISVQEKLNYAISTILQKKIEVVGAGRTDTGVHASQMFAHFDVDLELKANVVFRLNSILPDDITVYEVLLVDDEKHARFDALSRSYEYRIWLGRNPFLLDFSWQIHSQDLTISLMNEAASLLLEYENFQCFSKVKTEVYTFNCNVTEAIWKLEGKELVFYISANRFLRNMVRAIVGTLVDVGLGKVTVADFRAIIESRDRGNAGLSVPAKGLFLTNINY; translated from the coding sequence TTGAGATATTTTATAGAACTTTCATATAACGGAAAAAAATATCATGGTTGGCAAATTCAACCAGATGCAATTTCTGTACAAGAGAAATTAAATTATGCAATAAGTACAATTTTGCAAAAAAAAATTGAAGTTGTTGGAGCAGGAAGAACAGATACAGGTGTTCATGCTTCACAAATGTTTGCTCATTTTGATGTAGATTTAGAGTTAAAAGCTAATGTTGTCTTTAGATTAAATTCCATTTTACCAGATGATATTACAGTCTATGAGGTTTTATTAGTAGACGATGAAAAACACGCTAGATTTGACGCTTTAAGTAGAAGTTATGAATATAGAATTTGGTTAGGAAGAAATCCTTTTTTGTTAGATTTTTCTTGGCAAATTCATTCTCAAGATCTTACTATTTCTTTGATGAATGAAGCTGCAAGTTTATTATTAGAATATGAAAATTTTCAATGTTTTTCTAAAGTTAAAACTGAAGTTTACACTTTTAATTGTAATGTAACTGAAGCAATTTGGAAATTAGAGGGAAAAGAATTGGTATTTTATATTTCAGCAAACCGTTTTTTAAGAAATATGGTTAGAGCAATTGTTGGTACTCTTGTAGATGTTGGTTTAGGTAAAGTTACCGTAGCAGATTTTAGAGCCATAATAGAAAGTAGAGATAGGGGTAATGCTGGGTTGTCAGTTCCTGCTAAAGGGTTATTTTTAACAAATATAAATTATTAA
- a CDS encoding ABC transporter ATP-binding protein, producing the protein MAEKTGKAFDLQIFSRLMRYAKRYKLKFFIAASSTILLSIVSLLNPYILSEAIDSYIVKKDTEGLVFSVLIMFSILIVEVLLRFVFIYFANWVGQHIIRDIRAKIFRHILQFKMSYFDTNSVGKLVTRVVSDIETIAAFFSNGVFTIVSDILQMFAVAILMFFLNWKLALIALAVLPILIYATKIFQTAIKSTFQEVRNQVANLNGFVQERVTGMKIVQLFNREKIEYKNFMEINNKHKKAYIKTIWFFSIFFPIAEILSSIGIGLIVWFGSKQIITGEVPGPGKVIAFVQMAQMLFRPLRQIADKFNQLQMGIVSGERVFKVIDTHSSIAKSGTINVTKLKGNIQFKDVRFSYVKEEEVLKGISFDVKSGQTVAIVGATGAGKSTIINLINRFYEIDSGSISIDTISVNEYTLESLRKQVAIVLQDVFLFSDSILNNITLKNENITTQEVEEAAKQIGIHDFIMTLPGGYQYNVKERGAMLSSGQRQLIAFLRAYVSKPSILILDEATSSVDAHAEQMIQYATETITKGRTSIVIAHRLATIKKADKIIVMDKGYIVEEGTHQELLEKEDGYYKNLYDKQFGLDKAS; encoded by the coding sequence TTGGCAGAAAAGACAGGAAAAGCATTCGATTTACAGATATTCTCACGATTAATGAGATATGCCAAACGTTATAAATTAAAGTTTTTTATAGCTGCGAGTTCTACTATTTTATTATCAATTGTTTCATTATTAAATCCGTATATCTTATCAGAAGCTATAGATTCTTATATTGTAAAAAAAGATACTGAAGGTCTTGTATTTAGTGTACTAATAATGTTTAGCATATTAATAGTAGAAGTGTTATTGCGTTTTGTATTTATTTATTTTGCAAATTGGGTTGGACAGCATATTATTAGAGATATAAGAGCAAAAATTTTTAGACATATTTTACAGTTTAAAATGTCTTATTTTGATACGAATTCAGTTGGTAAATTAGTTACAAGGGTTGTTTCTGATATAGAAACTATTGCAGCATTTTTTAGTAACGGAGTCTTTACAATTGTAAGTGATATTTTACAAATGTTTGCCGTTGCAATATTAATGTTTTTCCTAAATTGGAAGTTGGCATTAATTGCTTTGGCAGTTTTACCTATTTTAATTTATGCAACAAAAATATTTCAAACTGCTATAAAATCTACATTTCAAGAAGTTAGAAATCAAGTTGCTAATTTAAATGGTTTTGTACAAGAAAGAGTTACTGGAATGAAGATTGTACAGTTGTTTAATCGTGAAAAAATAGAGTATAAAAACTTTATGGAGATTAATAACAAACACAAAAAAGCATATATAAAAACAATTTGGTTTTTTTCTATTTTCTTCCCAATTGCAGAAATTTTATCTTCCATAGGAATTGGTTTAATAGTTTGGTTTGGAAGTAAGCAAATAATTACAGGCGAAGTTCCAGGTCCAGGAAAAGTAATCGCTTTTGTACAAATGGCACAAATGCTATTTAGACCTTTGCGTCAAATTGCTGATAAATTTAACCAATTACAAATGGGAATTGTTTCTGGTGAACGTGTTTTTAAGGTGATTGATACACATAGTAGTATTGCTAAAAGCGGAACAATTAATGTAACAAAATTAAAAGGAAATATTCAATTTAAAGATGTTCGATTCAGCTATGTAAAAGAGGAAGAAGTTTTAAAAGGAATTTCTTTTGATGTAAAAAGCGGACAAACTGTTGCAATTGTAGGGGCAACTGGAGCAGGGAAATCTACAATTATCAATTTAATTAATCGTTTTTATGAAATTGATAGTGGATCTATTTCTATAGATACTATTTCTGTTAATGAGTATACTTTAGAAAGTTTAAGAAAACAAGTAGCTATTGTTTTACAAGACGTGTTTTTGTTCTCAGATTCTATTTTGAATAATATTACGCTAAAAAACGAAAATATTACTACGCAAGAAGTTGAAGAAGCAGCAAAACAAATTGGTATTCATGATTTTATTATGACACTTCCTGGAGGGTATCAATATAATGTAAAAGAACGTGGAGCAATGCTGTCATCAGGTCAAAGACAACTAATCGCTTTTTTACGTGCTTATGTAAGTAAACCAAGTATTTTAATTTTAGATGAAGCAACATCATCTGTAGATGCTCATGCAGAGCAAATGATTCAATATGCTACAGAAACAATTACAAAAGGACGAACTTCTATTGTAATTGCACATAGATTGGCAACTATAAAAAAGGCAGATAAAATTATTGTCATGGACAAAGGTTACATCGTTGAAGAAGGTACACATCAAGAATTATTAGAAAAAGAAGATGGGTATTATAAAAACCTATATGACAAACAATTTGGTTTGGATAAAGCCTCTTAA
- the cdaA gene encoding diadenylate cyclase CdaA: MFDFIEFSLLDVLDILLVAILLYYIYKLLKGTVAINIVIGIALIFIIWQVTLALKMEMLSGILGYLLSGGVIALIIVFQQEIRKFLLMIGTTNFTSKRNFFKQLKFLQTEIALEVDTEIILDACENLSKTKTGALIVIERTNSLDFLINTGDKMNALVNEAILQSIFYKNSPLHDGALVIRDNFIVATRVVLPISDSTKIPSRFGLRHRAAIGVSEKTDAVCLLVSEETGEISYIKDGEFVLFSDYTELNEKLRKDLM, encoded by the coding sequence ATGTTCGATTTTATTGAATTTTCACTTTTAGATGTCTTAGATATTTTACTTGTAGCAATATTACTCTATTATATTTATAAACTTTTAAAAGGCACTGTTGCTATAAATATTGTTATAGGAATCGCTTTAATTTTTATTATTTGGCAAGTTACTTTGGCCTTAAAAATGGAGATGCTAAGTGGTATTTTAGGATACCTTTTATCTGGTGGTGTTATTGCTTTAATCATTGTTTTTCAGCAAGAAATTAGAAAATTTTTATTAATGATTGGAACTACAAACTTTACAAGCAAAAGAAATTTTTTTAAGCAATTAAAGTTTTTACAAACAGAAATAGCTTTAGAAGTTGATACAGAAATCATATTAGATGCTTGTGAAAATTTATCAAAAACTAAAACAGGGGCTTTAATTGTAATTGAACGAACAAACAGTTTAGATTTTTTAATAAATACTGGTGATAAAATGAATGCTTTAGTAAATGAAGCTATCTTACAAAGTATTTTTTATAAAAACAGTCCTTTACATGATGGAGCTTTAGTTATTAGAGATAATTTTATTGTAGCTACAAGAGTGGTTTTACCAATTTCTGATAGTACAAAAATTCCATCAAGGTTTGGGTTACGTCACAGAGCAGCCATTGGTGTCTCTGAAAAAACAGATGCCGTTTGTTTATTAGTTTCTGAAGAAACTGGTGAAATTTCTTATATAAAAGATGGTGAATTTGTACTGTTTTCTGATTACACAGAACTCAACGAGAAACTTAGAAAAGATTTAATGTAA
- the folP gene encoding dihydropteroate synthase, giving the protein MTINCKGNLINLSSPKVMGILNITPDSFFDGGNYKNEAEILSQTEKMLSEGATFIDVGAYSSRPGATHVSEEEEGQRIVPVINLLVKNFPEIIISVDTFRSKIAEETINSGAAIVNDISGGKMDENMFETVANLQVPYILMHMLGTPQNMQKNPVYRDVTQEIISFFAEQIHKLHQLKLNDIIIDVGFGFGKTTTHNFDILKNLSLFKNLDTPILAGISRKSMLYKTLDISAQEALNATTSANTIALLNGANILRVHDVKEALEAIKIVDQLK; this is encoded by the coding sequence ATGACAATTAATTGCAAAGGAAACTTAATCAATTTATCATCACCAAAAGTGATGGGAATTTTAAATATTACGCCAGATTCATTTTTTGATGGAGGCAACTATAAAAACGAAGCTGAAATTCTTTCTCAAACAGAAAAAATGCTTTCTGAAGGAGCTACTTTTATTGATGTTGGTGCCTACTCCTCTAGACCTGGAGCAACACATGTTTCTGAAGAGGAAGAAGGACAAAGAATTGTTCCTGTTATTAATTTATTAGTTAAAAACTTTCCTGAAATAATTATTTCTGTAGATACTTTTAGAAGTAAAATTGCTGAAGAAACTATTAATTCTGGAGCAGCAATTGTAAACGATATTTCTGGAGGAAAAATGGATGAAAATATGTTTGAAACTGTTGCAAACCTTCAAGTTCCGTATATTTTAATGCACATGTTAGGAACCCCACAAAACATGCAAAAAAACCCTGTTTATAGAGATGTAACTCAAGAAATCATTTCCTTTTTTGCAGAACAGATTCATAAATTACATCAACTAAAATTAAATGATATCATTATTGATGTTGGTTTTGGTTTTGGAAAAACAACAACACATAATTTTGATATTCTTAAAAATTTATCACTTTTTAAAAACTTAGACACGCCTATTTTAGCAGGAATTTCAAGAAAATCTATGTTATATAAAACCTTAGATATTTCTGCACAAGAAGCTTTAAACGCAACAACTTCTGCAAATACAATTGCACTTTTAAATGGTGCAAATATTTTACGCGTTCATGATGTAAAAGAAGCTTTAGAAGCTATTAAAATTGTGGACCAACTGAAGTAA
- a CDS encoding TIGR00730 family Rossman fold protein, protein MKKIVVFCGSSLGFNPIYKEAAIELGNYFAEKNIGLVYGGGKIGMMGIISDTILAHNGDVIGVIPKLLEHEEVVHSGVEEMIVCKKMSDRKVIMSKLIDGYITLPGGFGTLDELFEALTLGQLHIEQKPVGLLNVNGFFDATLQQLDKMVEEGYIKPQNRELLLVATTVNELMQKMNNYKAPEIVHVINKVVS, encoded by the coding sequence ATGAAAAAAATTGTTGTTTTTTGTGGTTCTAGTTTAGGATTTAACCCTATTTACAAAGAAGCTGCTATAGAATTAGGAAATTATTTTGCTGAAAAGAACATAGGACTGGTTTATGGTGGTGGAAAAATTGGAATGATGGGAATTATTTCTGATACAATTTTAGCTCATAATGGTGACGTTATTGGCGTAATTCCTAAATTATTAGAACATGAAGAAGTTGTTCATTCTGGAGTTGAAGAAATGATTGTTTGTAAAAAAATGAGCGACCGAAAAGTAATTATGAGTAAATTAATTGACGGTTATATTACTTTACCTGGCGGATTTGGAACGCTAGACGAACTTTTTGAAGCACTTACTTTAGGACAATTACATATTGAACAAAAACCTGTTGGATTGCTAAATGTAAACGGTTTTTTTGATGCTACTTTGCAACAATTAGACAAAATGGTTGAAGAAGGGTATATAAAACCACAAAACAGAGAATTGTTATTAGTTGCTACTACTGTAAATGAATTAATGCAAAAAATGAACAATTACAAAGCACCGGAAATTGTGCACGTAATTAATAAAGTAGTATCTTAA
- a CDS encoding DUF1599 domain-containing protein, translated as MQDTSKQYDAVIEECRSLFIKKMSDYGSAWRILRLPSLTDQIFIKAQRIRQLQENEVRKVEEGEKSEFIGIINYSIMALIQLELGVVENPDLNTEQATVLYDKHSTITKELMMNKNHDYGEAWREMRVSSLTDLILQKLLRVKQIEDNKGKTIVSEGIDANYQDMINYAVFAMIHLG; from the coding sequence ATGCAAGATACCTCAAAACAATACGATGCTGTTATAGAAGAATGTAGAAGTTTGTTCATTAAAAAGATGAGCGATTATGGAAGTGCGTGGCGTATTTTAAGGTTACCCTCTTTAACAGATCAGATATTTATAAAAGCACAAAGAATTAGACAGTTACAAGAAAATGAGGTTAGAAAAGTAGAGGAAGGTGAAAAATCTGAATTTATTGGAATCATCAATTATTCTATAATGGCGTTAATTCAGTTGGAATTAGGTGTTGTTGAAAACCCAGATTTAAATACGGAACAAGCAACCGTTTTGTATGACAAGCATAGTACAATTACCAAAGAATTAATGATGAATAAAAATCATGATTATGGTGAAGCTTGGCGAGAAATGCGTGTTTCTAGTTTAACAGATTTAATCTTACAAAAATTATTACGTGTAAAACAAATTGAAGACAATAAAGGCAAAACGATTGTTTCTGAAGGAATTGATGCAAATTACCAAGACATGATTAATTATGCCGTTTTTGCAATGATTCATCTGGGTTAA
- a CDS encoding BT_3928 family protein, whose product MKILVHIARIIVAALFIFSGFVKLVDPIGSQYKFQEYFSESVLNMEFLIPYALPFSILLIIAEILLGVMLLIGFRSKLTVWSLFMLTLVFLFLTWYSAYYNKVTDCGCFGDAIKLSTWGTFYKNVILIALIALLLFRIKDVKNIFSDKIGKILTFLSLAGFLFIVQHVLTHLPIIDFRAYAIGKNIQEGMEYKDDGEIPPVHDFMLEDAQADLAPELLAKEKVMLVILYNLSKSDENGFPAIKKVANEAINKGYTVYGVSASFSDDLILAQNKYNLPFDFLFCDETTLKTMIRANPGVIILDKGTIVDKKNWIDVDDLEL is encoded by the coding sequence ATGAAAATACTAGTACACATTGCAAGAATAATAGTAGCTGCTTTATTTATATTCTCGGGCTTCGTAAAATTGGTAGATCCAATAGGTTCTCAATACAAGTTTCAAGAATATTTTTCTGAAAGTGTTTTAAATATGGAATTTTTAATTCCTTATGCATTACCATTTTCTATTCTTTTAATTATTGCAGAAATCCTTTTAGGAGTAATGCTTTTAATTGGTTTTAGATCTAAACTTACAGTTTGGAGTTTGTTTATGTTAACGTTGGTTTTCTTGTTTTTAACTTGGTATTCTGCCTATTATAATAAAGTGACAGATTGTGGTTGTTTTGGTGATGCAATAAAATTATCAACTTGGGGAACCTTTTATAAAAACGTTATTTTAATAGCATTAATTGCGCTGTTATTATTCAGAATTAAAGATGTTAAAAATATCTTCTCTGATAAAATTGGTAAAATTCTTACTTTTTTATCATTAGCTGGTTTTCTATTTATTGTGCAACATGTTTTAACACATTTGCCAATTATAGATTTTAGAGCGTATGCAATTGGTAAAAACATTCAAGAAGGAATGGAGTATAAAGATGATGGAGAAATTCCTCCGGTTCATGATTTTATGTTAGAAGATGCTCAAGCAGATTTAGCGCCAGAATTGTTAGCAAAGGAAAAAGTGATGTTGGTAATTCTTTATAATTTAAGTAAATCTGATGAAAACGGATTTCCAGCAATTAAAAAAGTGGCCAATGAAGCTATTAATAAAGGATACACTGTTTATGGAGTTTCAGCTTCTTTTTCAGACGATTTAATCTTGGCGCAAAACAAATACAATTTACCCTTCGATTTTCTTTTCTGTGATGAAACTACATTGAAAACCATGATTAGAGCAAATCCTGGAGTTATTATTTTAGACAAAGGAACTATTGTAGATAAAAAGAATTGGATAGATGTAGATGATTTAGAATTGTAA
- a CDS encoding voltage-gated chloride channel family protein codes for MDKIKKLLLSFEQSFSLLFLLKWSFIALLIGAFTGSASAVFLWTLEWATNYREANMWIIALLPIAGLVIGLSYHYYGESVVKGNNLLIDEYHSPKNIIPFKMAPLVFIGTILTHLFGGSAGREGTAVQIGGAIADQFTKIFKLSNLDRKIILVAGISAGFSSVFGTPLAGAIFALEVMVIGRIKFDAIIPSFLAAIFANYFCDVWQISHHTHYTISTIAELTPATILWSLLAGIIFGLVSLLFSKSTHFWGNLFKKNIKYPPLRPVIGGAILAVTWYLMGTTKYIGLGVPTIVDAFNIDLNSYDFFLKLLFTSFTLGAGFKGGEVTPLFFIGATLGNVLIWFIPMPMPLLAGMGFVAVFAGATNTPIACTIMGIELFGIESGVFIALACTTSYLFSGHSGIYTSQIIGSPKHLFYKNEKGLTLTEIEQKRNKK; via the coding sequence ATGGATAAAATTAAAAAATTACTTCTTTCATTTGAACAAAGCTTTTCTTTGCTTTTTCTTTTAAAATGGAGTTTTATCGCTTTGCTAATTGGTGCATTTACAGGCAGTGCTTCTGCTGTTTTTTTATGGACTTTAGAGTGGGCAACAAACTATAGAGAAGCCAATATGTGGATTATTGCACTGTTACCAATTGCTGGTTTAGTTATTGGTTTGTCTTATCATTATTATGGAGAAAGTGTTGTAAAAGGAAACAATTTATTAATAGATGAATATCATTCTCCTAAAAATATAATTCCTTTTAAAATGGCGCCTTTAGTTTTTATAGGAACGATACTTACTCATTTATTTGGCGGTTCTGCAGGACGTGAAGGAACTGCTGTACAAATTGGTGGTGCAATTGCAGATCAGTTTACAAAAATTTTTAAGCTTTCTAATTTAGATAGAAAAATTATATTAGTTGCTGGTATAAGTGCAGGTTTTTCATCTGTTTTTGGAACTCCTTTAGCAGGTGCAATTTTTGCTTTAGAAGTAATGGTTATTGGTAGAATAAAATTTGATGCCATTATACCCAGTTTTTTAGCTGCTATTTTTGCAAACTATTTTTGTGACGTTTGGCAAATTTCTCATCACACACATTATACTATTTCAACGATTGCAGAACTAACGCCAGCAACCATTTTATGGTCTTTATTAGCGGGTATTATTTTTGGACTGGTAAGTTTATTGTTTTCAAAATCCACTCATTTTTGGGGGAATTTATTTAAGAAAAACATTAAATACCCTCCACTTCGTCCGGTAATTGGTGGCGCTATATTAGCCGTTACTTGGTACCTTATGGGAACTACAAAATATATAGGATTGGGTGTACCGACTATTGTAGATGCTTTTAATATTGATCTTAATTCTTATGATTTCTTCCTAAAATTATTATTCACTTCTTTCACTTTAGGAGCTGGTTTTAAAGGAGGAGAAGTAACGCCATTATTCTTTATAGGAGCTACCTTAGGAAATGTTTTAATTTGGTTTATTCCTATGCCAATGCCATTATTAGCAGGAATGGGATTTGTAGCTGTTTTTGCAGGCGCAACAAACACTCCAATTGCGTGTACAATAATGGGAATTGAATTGTTTGGAATAGAATCTGGTGTTTTTATTGCCTTAGCTTGTACAACTTCTTATTTGTTTTCTGGGCATTCAGGTATTTATACTTCTCAGATTATTGGAAGCCCAAAACATTTATTTTATAAAAATGAAAAAGGGCTAACTCTAACTGAAATTGAACAGAAAAGAAATAAAAAGTAA
- a CDS encoding crotonase/enoyl-CoA hydratase family protein, whose amino-acid sequence MNEFINYQSEDNYAIITIKNGKANAISHEVIEGLNASLDKAEQADKVVILTGQTGIFSAGFDLKVMTKSADSAKELVTKGATLSLRMLSFSKPIIVACSGHAIAKGAFLLLSSDYRIGVEGDFKIGLNEVQIGMTMHHAGIAIAKARLSEVYLNRSVNNGEIYNPKQAIHAGFLDIIVAEDHLLPTAIKVAEMFAKLNKKAHAETKLKVRKHHLQDLQNAIKLDLKADISLNP is encoded by the coding sequence ATGAACGAATTTATCAATTACCAATCAGAAGATAATTATGCAATTATTACAATTAAAAACGGAAAAGCAAATGCAATTTCTCATGAAGTAATTGAAGGATTAAATGCAAGTTTAGACAAAGCTGAACAAGCTGATAAAGTTGTAATTTTAACAGGACAAACTGGAATTTTTTCTGCAGGTTTTGATTTAAAAGTGATGACCAAATCTGCTGATTCAGCAAAAGAATTAGTAACAAAAGGTGCTACTTTATCTTTAAGAATGTTGTCTTTTTCGAAACCAATAATTGTGGCTTGCTCTGGCCATGCAATTGCAAAAGGCGCCTTTTTATTATTGTCTTCAGATTATAGAATTGGAGTAGAGGGCGATTTTAAAATTGGATTAAATGAAGTGCAAATTGGTATGACAATGCATCATGCAGGAATTGCAATTGCAAAAGCACGTTTGTCTGAAGTGTATTTAAACAGAAGTGTAAATAATGGAGAAATTTACAATCCAAAACAAGCGATTCATGCAGGTTTTTTAGATATTATTGTTGCTGAAGATCATTTGTTGCCAACTGCAATTAAGGTTGCAGAGATGTTTGCAAAACTAAATAAAAAAGCACACGCAGAAACAAAATTAAAAGTTAGAAAACATCATTTACAAGATTTACAAAATGCTATTAAATTGGATTTGAAAGCTGATATTTCTTTAAACCCTTAA
- a CDS encoding DUF1684 domain-containing protein yields MKKLYFLSILSIFISCNSQDKRPLMGDTAYQQELNASYKDASKSPLKKKDLKRFKGLDFFPVDSSFIVTAKLTKTENAPTFKMATTTDRKPLYKEYGKLNFALNGKNCALTIYQSQDDVRDEKYKNYLFLPFTDDTSGEESYGGGRYMDVMTTDEKQDGTIQLNFNNTYNPYCAYNDKYSCPLTPRKNHLDIKVKAGIKVFEKH; encoded by the coding sequence ATGAAGAAACTATATTTTCTATCAATTTTATCAATTTTCATTTCTTGTAATTCACAAGATAAACGTCCTTTAATGGGTGATACAGCATACCAACAAGAATTAAATGCTAGCTATAAAGACGCTTCAAAATCACCTTTAAAAAAGAAGGATTTAAAGCGTTTTAAAGGTTTAGATTTCTTCCCTGTAGATTCTTCATTTATTGTTACCGCAAAATTGACAAAAACAGAAAATGCACCAACTTTTAAAATGGCAACTACCACAGATAGAAAACCTTTGTACAAAGAATATGGTAAACTAAATTTCGCTTTAAACGGAAAAAATTGTGCGTTAACTATTTACCAAAGTCAAGATGATGTACGCGATGAAAAATACAAGAACTATTTGTTTTTACCTTTTACAGATGACACAAGTGGAGAAGAATCTTATGGCGGCGGACGTTATATGGATGTAATGACAACAGATGAAAAACAAGATGGAACAATTCAATTAAACTTCAATAACACTTACAACCCATACTGTGCGTACAATGACAAATATTCTTGTCCTTTAACGCCAAGAAAAAATCACTTAGATATTAAAGTAAAAGCGGGTATAAAGGTTTTCGAAAAGCATTAA
- a CDS encoding SMP-30/gluconolactonase/LRE family protein → MNFKKRILYAIFILLLLYVANIFISTGFFRTIENNFKGEILKEINLPGAEDITISNIDSFAIVSSTKRNRFPNTKQEIGGLYFIDLKNSGYKPIHLTKNFNKPFAPHGISIYKKDSTYTVAVINHTKEGEFIEIFQLINQELKHQKTLKNELIFSPNDIVLLNENSFYFTNDHKYKDGIQRLAEDYLGLAISDVVYFDGKNYTQAADGIAYANGINYDKKRNLLFVASPRKFLIKVYQKNKDNSLTFIEDIYCKTGVDNIEFDAENNLWVGAHPDLMHFASYAKGDKETSPSEIIKINYRGKSDYSIKQIYMEDGSKMSASTVAATFNTLIFTGNVMDDTFLILKKPTN, encoded by the coding sequence ATGAATTTTAAAAAAAGAATTTTATACGCTATTTTTATATTATTGCTTCTTTATGTTGCCAATATTTTTATTTCAACTGGATTTTTTAGAACCATAGAAAACAATTTTAAAGGTGAAATTTTAAAAGAAATAAATTTACCAGGCGCTGAAGATATTACAATAAGTAATATAGATAGTTTTGCAATTGTATCTTCTACCAAAAGAAATAGATTCCCAAACACAAAACAAGAAATTGGAGGTTTGTATTTTATCGATTTAAAAAACTCAGGATACAAACCAATCCACCTTACAAAAAACTTTAATAAACCCTTTGCGCCACATGGAATTTCCATATACAAAAAAGATAGTACATATACAGTTGCAGTAATAAATCACACAAAAGAAGGAGAATTTATCGAAATTTTTCAGTTAATAAATCAAGAATTAAAACATCAGAAAACATTAAAAAACGAATTAATTTTCAGTCCAAATGACATTGTTTTGCTAAATGAAAACAGTTTTTATTTTACAAACGACCATAAATATAAAGACGGAATACAACGCTTAGCAGAAGACTATCTAGGTTTAGCAATTTCTGATGTTGTGTATTTTGATGGAAAAAACTACACACAAGCTGCAGATGGAATTGCTTATGCAAATGGAATTAATTATGACAAAAAAAGAAACTTATTATTTGTAGCTTCACCAAGAAAATTTTTGATAAAAGTCTATCAAAAAAACAAAGACAACTCATTAACTTTTATTGAAGATATTTACTGTAAAACGGGTGTAGATAATATTGAATTTGATGCTGAAAACAATTTATGGGTTGGTGCTCATCCAGATTTAATGCACTTTGCTTCTTATGCAAAAGGAGACAAAGAAACTTCACCATCAGAAATTATTAAAATAAATTACAGAGGAAAAAGTGATTATTCTATAAAACAAATTTATATGGAAGATGGATCAAAAATGTCTGCATCTACTGTTGCTGCCACTTTTAATACTCTTATTTTTACAGGAAATGTTATGGATGATACATTTCTTATTCTTAAAAAACCAACCAACTAA